From Cellulomonas oligotrophica, a single genomic window includes:
- a CDS encoding GNAT family N-acetyltransferase — protein sequence MPSDVLLRPWRDDDLPALIDAVRSSADLPRQLDLPADPRDEEVASRLHDHLTRWGPAAYVLAVTVADRAVGTVALTHVERTHDTAWVSYWTATAGRRRGLTTAAVATVAAWTFGTLGLHRLELAHRVNNPASCRVATGAGFVAEGLERAKLRYDGVRYDVETHARLVTDAPPATTVLPMRAP from the coding sequence GTGCCCTCCGACGTGCTGCTGCGCCCCTGGCGCGACGACGACCTGCCCGCGCTCATCGACGCCGTCCGCTCCAGCGCGGACCTGCCCCGCCAGCTCGACCTGCCCGCCGACCCGCGCGACGAGGAGGTCGCTTCCCGGCTGCACGACCACCTGACGCGGTGGGGGCCGGCGGCGTACGTGCTCGCGGTCACCGTGGCGGACCGGGCCGTCGGGACGGTCGCTCTCACGCACGTCGAACGCACGCACGACACCGCGTGGGTGTCGTACTGGACGGCGACGGCAGGCCGCAGACGGGGCCTGACCACCGCGGCGGTCGCGACGGTGGCGGCGTGGACGTTCGGCACGCTGGGGCTGCACCGGCTCGAGCTCGCGCACCGCGTCAACAACCCGGCGTCGTGCCGGGTCGCCACCGGCGCGGGCTTCGTCGCGGAAGGCCTCGAGCGGGCCAAGCTGCGCTACGACGGCGTCCGGTACGACGTCGAGACCCACGCCCGCCTGGTGACCGACGCCCCGCCCGCGACGACGGTGCTGCCGATGCGCGCGCCCTGA